The following is a genomic window from Sulfurihydrogenibium sp..
CATTATCAAGCTTTGTTGTTTAGGAGAGGCTTCTTCTTGCATAGAGACAGCCTCAAACGGAACGCTGATTACGGTAACTTGATCTCCTCTGTTTGGGTCAAATCCTATAGCACTTTTGATTAAATTTTCATAGGATTGCAATTCTTGCTGACTTCTTGGCTCAAATTGTTTTATTATATTGCCATCCTTATCTTTAATTTCTTTATACTTTCCATCAATCATAACACCAACGCTTACTTTTTTAATAGTAAACAGTGGCTTTTGTGTTTCTATCATTGACTTAGAAACATCGTAATTTGTTGTTATATCACTCTTCTCTTTTCTCTTTCCTCCACCGCCCATTATAGGCGTATTCATCACAGGGGGAACGTTTGTTGGTGTACCCGGCGGTGCGTTTATTGTTTGAGATTCTTCCGTTTCCGATTCTTTAATTTTTCTCTCGCTAACTACTGCTACTTTATCCGGGTCATAGATTTCATCTTTTTGATGAACTTTTCCCGTTTCAAGCTCTACGCTGGCTTTTACCACTACTCTCTCTGGACCTACTACCTTAGCAAGCATAGACTGAATATCTTTTTCAAGCTGTCTTTCCAATTTTCTTTTTAAATCAACAGTTTTGTCTCCGGATTCATTGGCAGATTCTTCGTCTATTAAATCAGAAAGAACTCTGCCTCTATTATCTACAACTGTTACATTTTCTGGTTTTAAGTTTGGTACAGCACGAGAAACTAAAAATACAATAGCTTTAATTTGCTCTTTTGTTAAGTCTTTGTCGGGCCAGAGTTTTATAACTACAGATGCTTTTGCTTCGTCTTCTTGTCTGACAAAAATAGAATCCTTAGGAAGAGCTATGTTTACCTTTGCATCCATTACAGCGTCTAACTTTTTGATCGTTCTTGTTAATTCTCCTTCTACTGCTCTTATATAATTAACGTTTTCCTGAAATTGTGTTGTTCCAAGCTTTGGCTCTTCAAAAATCTCAAACCCTACAACTTTTCCGGAGGGTAATCCCTTTGCAGCCAACTTTAAACGAGCATCATAAACTTTATCTTTTGGAACCATGATTATAGTTCCATTGCCTTCTAATTTATAAGGTATGTTTTCTTGCGATAAAGCAGTAAGAATATTACCAGCATCATCCGGAGCTAAACCTGAATATAAAACAGCATAATCTTCTTTATGTAAACTCTTTGTGAGCAGTATTGCTATAAGAATAATTAAAAATAATCCTACAAGACCACCAATAATGTATTTTTGCTTAGTTTTATCCTGAAATATTTCTTTTATCTTGTTTATTATTAATTCATTATTTATAGCCAAGAGCCTTTACTCCATTAGACTTGCATTCTCATAATTTCTTGATAACTTTCTAAAGCTTTATTTCTGATTTCTGTTAAAAGTCTAAATGAAATATCAGCTTTTTCTATCTGATACATCGCATCTTGAATGTTTTGGATTTTACCAAGTGCTAAGTCTTGCTCTATATTTTTAGCATTAATCAAATCATTGTTAACATCTTTTATAAAGTTTTTAAGCAAATCTGAAAAAGATGTTTTACTTTCTTCTTCTTTTTTTTCTACATCTAACTTTAGTGGTAATCCATCTATTCCTTCAATTCTCATACCAGTCCTCCGTTACTTTATTTTTATACTCTAATTATACGTCGGGTAAGAATTTAAATAAAAATATGAGATTCTTCGCTTTGCTCAGAATGACAAAGTGATCATTAACATGCTTTCACTTTCTATGTCATTCTGAGGACTTTAATCCGAAGAATCTCATTTTTAAATTCTATAAAAACCGCTAATTTCTCACCCAAGGTATTACTTTCATACTCTAATTATTTCCAAGCTTTTTATTAATAAATCTTTATGTGTATTGAATGCCGTTAAATTTGCTTCATAGGTTCTCATCGCAGTTATCATATCAACCATTTCTCTAATTGGGTCAACGTTTGGAAGTCTAACATAGCCATCTGGTCCGGCATCAGGATTGTTTGGGTCAAATTTTAATTTAAACGGTGATGGGTCTTCTTGAATATCTTTAACTCTAACTTTATAAACAGGAATTTGAGATTGAGCATCTAAAACTGCTTCAAAAACCGGCACCTTTCTTCTATAAGGTTGTCCATTTTCAGTATGGGTAGAATTTACATTTGCAAGGTTGCTTGCAGCTAAATCTATTCTAACTCTCTCGGCTTGCATACCGGATACAGATATTTCAAGTCCTTTAAAAAGCATTTTTTACTCCTCCTATTTTCCTGATATAGCTAATTTCATCTTTGATAGTTCTTTTTTCATAACTTCAACAAGAGATTTATACATTATTGAGCTTTCTGCAAGCTTAGCCATTTCTTCTTCGACATTGACTTTATTTTGGTCATATCCTGTAATGATACCGTTTTGGTAAGGCTTAATTTTTATAAAATTTTTAGTTTCTGGCTGAATATGTCTTTCATCTGTTGTTTTTAAAACTATTTGATTATCCAAAACTTCTTCAAAGGTTAAATCTACTGGTTTATAAAAAGGAGTATTTGCATTGGCTATGTTTCCCTGGATGACTTTAGTCCTTTCGAAATAGAAAGATGACATAATGTTAATTTTATCCAACTCATCAAACATTATTTTCCCACCTCTTGTAATATTTTATAACTTTCGTACATTTCTTTTGCAATAATTGATAGTTCATCATTACATCCTGCTAAATAATTATAATACAACTCTATGTTTTCTGTTTTCTTTGTTTTTATTTTAGAGATGATAGACATGCTTGCAAATTTGCAGATATTTTCTTTCTTTAATTTTTTAAAATCTATTTTATCTAAGATACTTGCAACTTCATTATACCTTTTCATTTTAAATAGATTCTCTATTAGAGAGTTAATTTTGTTATTAAATATTTCGTTTTTTTCATACATCTCTACAAATTGAGTTTTATTTTTATCAATTAACTCTGTAAGCTTCTCATAATTATTTGTAGAATAATAATAATCAAAAGCTATATAAAATGGTAAATTTTCTATATCGCATTTATTTTGAATTGAATTTAGCTCCTCTTTATAGTCTATTTTCATATTAGATTTTGCAACAGTTGTGAAAATATAGTAATCACAATTTTTATTTTTTACTTTCTCCAAGGTATTTAAGGCATAATTATATTTTTTATCGCTGATAAAGGCTTTGGCAAGGTCAATATAGTATTTATCCTCCTGATACTTATCGGCCATGAATTTTAGTAAATCGATCTTTTGCTTTAAATCTTTTTCATCAGAGAGACTAGTCAAAATTTTATCTAAAACATCTCTATCAAATATATCTTTAAAAAATTTTGGATTTGACAGATATAACATTCTTAATTTATCCGGAGAGAGTTTTAAAAGATATTTTGTCCATAGATTGGCAATATATTCAGCTTGTTCGTAAGTAAAGTTAGCAGGATAAATTAACGATAGTTCATAAGATAACCTATTAAATAAAAAATCTGTTGGATTTTGAAAAACCAAAACTCCAAAATTGCCAAGAGCATATTTGCCAATATAATTGGTTCTGTTTGATATTAAGGTTCTAACTACAAATCTTATTGGGTCTTCAAGTTGTTTTATAGATTTAATTTTATTCTCTAACTCTGGATACTTTAATCCTAGTGCAAGCATTTTTAGTCTGGCAACTGTATTCTCTTGAGTTTCTGGAAATCTATTTATTACTATAAGATAATTTTGAAAAGCTTCCATTTTATCATTTTCAATTGATGCAATATCACCAAGTCTCAAATAAGATTTTCTTATTACATCATCATTCTTTACATACGAAATGATTTTTCTAAAAATACTTTTCGCAAGATTGTAATTCTTTAATCTGTAAGCAGTTTCGGCTACAGTGTAATAAAACTCGGGGTTGTCTAATAAATAATCTTCAAAGTTTGCAATTGTGTCTTTAAAGTATTCAAAAGCAGTTTTGTAATCTTTTAGGTAAAAGGCTCTCATTCCCATTATAAAAGATAGTTCCTTACTTTCTTTAGATTCTAATGGTGCTAAGTAAATTATATATTTTGTGATATTGTCTATGTTTCCAAGCAATATCGAAGTTCTCATTATACCGAGAATGATTTTGTTAGTTAAATTACTACTATCATTTAAAAATAAAGCTATTTTGTAATTGGTAAGAGCTCTTTCATAAAAGCCTAATCTTTCATAAACTAAACCTTTGGTATAGTAATAATCTTTATTAGCTTCTCCACCAAATGCTATATACCAATTCAAAAAATATGCTGAATTCCATAAATATTGTTTCATTCCGGTCTTTTGACCAATGCTTAGATAAATCTTAGCAGATAGCAACAATGCTTGTCTGTAGTCTTTTGATTTTTTATCTACTGTAGATAAAGCTTTTGATAGATTTTCTAATGCACTATAATAAGAACCTACATTATATTCTTTCAAGGCTTTATTTATAAAATCCCTAGGATTTTCCTTTGAGAAGGATTGGAAACAAAAAAGCAGATTTATCAAAAATGCAACATTAATAATAAACGCATATTTCTTGATAAAAATTTCTTTCATACTGCAAGGTTTATCCCGGAAGTATTAGAATTATTAGACACTTTATATTCGTATAGTTTTAAAACTTTTTCTTTATCTTTGATTGTTAGGTTATGATGTTTAAATCCATTATCTTTCAATATCTGTTGTATTTGAAGAATTGTAGCATCATCTAAAATAACGTCTTTTGTGTTAATAACAAGGTTTAAAGTATTTGATACTAAATTAGCAGATATATTTGTCTGATTGTATGAGAATACAAAAGAATTGTTATTTTGATTTTGCCCATTTATACTTTTATTAAAATTGTTATCGTTTTGATTATTTTGATAGTTTGAATTATTATCGTTAGGGTTGGAAATGTTGATATTTACTGATTGAGGTAGATTATCGTTATAATTTGTAGCGGCCGTATTGTTTCCATCATTATTTTTGTTAGTATAAATATTAACTTCATTGGAATTTTGCAAATCTTTCATTGCCAAGCTTTCATTAAAATTATTAACAGATATTTTAATTTCAAGCTCTTTATTTGATTTAAGAATATTAAACTCTTTTAACTCCTCAGATTTTTTATCTTCAATTTTTGATGCAAGTTTGTCAAACTCTTCTTTTTTCTTTAGAAGGTTAGAAATGGTATCTTTTTGTAATTTATCATTTACGTTGCTTGATTTATTTTTATCGTCTAAAGGTGCGCTACTTTTATCTATTATAAGATTGTTCACTTTATTTAATTTTTTTAAAGCAATTTTTAAATTTTGTAAGTTTTCTTCTTCAATAACATTTAAATTTTCCCTTTTAATACCTTTTTCTAAGCTTTCCTGAGCCAATTTAAAGTCTTTAATTTTATTTTTTTCACTTTTAACATTCTTTAAATTTTCTGTATTATTAACTGCATTATAACTTAATGCTACATTTAAATTTGATGCTACTTCTAAATCCTTATTGTTATTTTCTACATCTCTATCCTTTTTAACTGCTTCTTTTTTATCTACAGATTTAGCAATAATATCATCAAAAATATTTTTTTCTAATTTTTGCTTCTTATTTTTATTATTGTTGCTGCCGCCTCTTATTATTCCAAAGCCTTCTATATATGATGACATTAAATTTTCCATTTTTTTATCCCTCTATATTATCATACACAATTTTTTTTAATTTTTCCACTGCTCTTGATTTCAATTGTGAAATTCTCCCAAGGCTTATATTCATAATCTCCGATATCTCTTTCGGATCTTTTTCTTCAAAGTATAAATATTGAATTATCTTCTTTTCATTATCATCTAAGTATTTATCAATAGCATCTGAGATTTTTTCTAATAATTCTTTTTGCGCATATTCTTCTTCAGGAGTTTTAGATTTTGATGCAAATAGATCTATAAAGGAAAAATCTTCTCCATCTTCAGAAATAATTTTATCTAAACTTAGCATTATTGCATTTTTAGAAATAGGAAGTTCATCTCCAAGTTTATCTGCATACTCTATGGTGATTTTATCTTTTTCCGTTTTTGGCATAATATCTTGCTGTCTTAGAAAATCAAGAATTTCTCCTCTAATTCTGATGTATGCATAGGTTGAAAATTTACCTTTATCTTCATCATAATTTTCTAAAGCTTTTAACAGCCCTACAATACCAGTTTGTACCAAATCATCAAATTCTATCTCACAATCCGGCAGTCTATAAAATATTTTTGAAGCAACTTTTTTGACTAGGCCAATATGTTCTT
Proteins encoded in this region:
- the flgB gene encoding flagellar basal body rod protein FlgB, coding for MFDELDKINIMSSFYFERTKVIQGNIANANTPFYKPVDLTFEEVLDNQIVLKTTDERHIQPETKNFIKIKPYQNGIITGYDQNKVNVEEEMAKLAESSIMYKSLVEVMKKELSKMKLAISGK
- the fliE gene encoding flagellar hook-basal body complex protein FliE, with product MRIEGIDGLPLKLDVEKKEEESKTSFSDLLKNFIKDVNNDLINAKNIEQDLALGKIQNIQDAMYQIEKADISFRLLTEIRNKALESYQEIMRMQV
- the flgC gene encoding flagellar basal body rod protein FlgC, with translation MLFKGLEISVSGMQAERVRIDLAASNLANVNSTHTENGQPYRRKVPVFEAVLDAQSQIPVYKVRVKDIQEDPSPFKLKFDPNNPDAGPDGYVRLPNVDPIREMVDMITAMRTYEANLTAFNTHKDLLIKSLEIIRV
- a CDS encoding sigma-70 family RNA polymerase sigma factor is translated as MNLSKEQKKQIVEEHIGLVKKVASKIFYRLPDCEIEFDDLVQTGIVGLLKALENYDEDKGKFSTYAYIRIRGEILDFLRQQDIMPKTEKDKITIEYADKLGDELPISKNAIMLSLDKIISEDGEDFSFIDLFASKSKTPEEEYAQKELLEKISDAIDKYLDDNEKKIIQYLYFEEKDPKEISEIMNISLGRISQLKSRAVEKLKKIVYDNIEG
- the fliF gene encoding flagellar basal-body MS-ring/collar protein FliF, which gives rise to MAINNELIINKIKEIFQDKTKQKYIIGGLVGLFLIILIAILLTKSLHKEDYAVLYSGLAPDDAGNILTALSQENIPYKLEGNGTIIMVPKDKVYDARLKLAAKGLPSGKVVGFEIFEEPKLGTTQFQENVNYIRAVEGELTRTIKKLDAVMDAKVNIALPKDSIFVRQEDEAKASVVIKLWPDKDLTKEQIKAIVFLVSRAVPNLKPENVTVVDNRGRVLSDLIDEESANESGDKTVDLKRKLERQLEKDIQSMLAKVVGPERVVVKASVELETGKVHQKDEIYDPDKVAVVSERKIKESETEESQTINAPPGTPTNVPPVMNTPIMGGGGKRKEKSDITTNYDVSKSMIETQKPLFTIKKVSVGVMIDGKYKEIKDKDGNIIKQFEPRSQQELQSYENLIKSAIGFDPNRGDQVTVISVPFEAVSMQEEASPKQQSLIMYIIAGILLLLILGLLAFIFIKKKQKKEEIVTTTTVPSTQLAGVAAEALAKKYEEEKGLVSEIEKLPEYLKILEIAEENPQMIANIITKWIKEDTKK